One genomic region from Anguilla rostrata isolate EN2019 chromosome 2, ASM1855537v3, whole genome shotgun sequence encodes:
- the LOC135249026 gene encoding serine/threonine-protein kinase/endoribonuclease IRE1-like isoform X2, giving the protein MYDIKNRELRWNATYSDYASTLHDEDDGGSKYKAAHFVSNGDGLVVTVDSESGDVRWVQNYDSPVVAMYIWQRDGLRKVPHTNVAVETLRYLTFMSGEVGRITQWKYPFPKEKPKNKLMSTLYVGKYSTSLYASPSLVHDGVTVVPRGSTFPLLEGPGSQGPAGGEDKECVITPSTDVKFSTALKERNRVNFMRNYLLLIGHHETPPNAHHKLLERFPDSIPRQQGNVIPPSADKPMEEQKVNDSDMEDSTARPPVTSVQEKGGRPARVEAPVDSMLKDMATIIFCTFLLAGWVAFVIAYPKSVHRQQQLQHQEFQRQMEEKLELLQRQQLVFQPPADLPPDADFLLDVARARAESSNNSSPSLTPRASNHSDLSAPEPGGAGAEQDDGADEESSVVRVGNISFSPKNVLGHGAEGTIVYKGQFDNRPVAVKRILPECFSFADREVQLLRESDEHPNVIRYFCTEKDRQFQYIAIELCAATLQEYVEQPGFQRHGLQPVDLLQQTMSGLAHLHSLSIVHRDLKPHNILVSVPNAHGRVRAMISDFGLCKKLAVGRHSFSRRSGVPGTEGWIAPEVLSEDCKDNPTCAVDIFSAGCVFYYVVSQGRHPFGKSLQRQANILLGAYSLEHLQTDRHEGIVATDLILQMLSMEPQKRPSAESVLKHPFFWGLEKQLQFFQDVSDRIEKEPLDGPIIRQLERGGRAVVQGDWRENITVPLQTDLRKFRSYKGGSVRDLLRAMRNKKHHYRELPAAVQETLGSIPDGFVCYFTSRFPHLLQHTYRAMHACAHERLFLPYYHYRGTPVQTPPPPVQTPPPPAQTPPPPAQTPPPPVQTPPHPAQTLPPPTHAPAPSAQPPPPSAQTLPPPAQIPPPPTQTLPPSTQNSPLLHKPCSYLLLHKPCPLLQSPRPLLYKPRPLLHKSSLHPHKPRPLLHKASLHPHKPHPLLHKASLHPHKPHPLLHKSSLHPHKPHPSYTNPASTHTNPAPSYAKPASPHTNPFPPTRSRAAQTARGAPAHGLRVRDGHVCVWGGGGVLVGLGFATSMP; this is encoded by the exons ATGTACGACATCAAGAACAGGGAGCTGCGCTGGAACGCCACCTACTCGGACTACGCCTCCACCCTGCACGACGAGGACGACGGCGGCAGCAAATACA AGGCGGCCCACTTCGTGTCCAACGGCGACGGGCTGGTGGTGACGGTGGACTCCGAGTCGGGGGACGTGCGGTGGGTGCAGAACTACGACTCGCCCGTGGTGGCCATGTACATCTGGCAGCGGGACGGCCTGCGCAAGGTGCCGCACACCAacgtcgccgtggagacgctGCGCTACCTCACCTTCATGTCCGGGGAGGTGGGCCGCATCACGCAGTGGAAGTACCCCTTCCCCAAGGAGAAGCCCAAGAACAAGCTGAT GTCTACCCTGTACGTGGGGAAGTACTCCACCAGTCTGTACGCGTCGCCGTCCTTGGTGCACGACGGCGTCACCGTTGTG CCCCGCGGCAGCACCTTCCCCCTGCTGGAGGGGCCCGGCAGCCAGGGGCCCGCCGGCGGGGAGGACAAGGAGTGCGTCATCACCCCCAGCACCGACGTCAAGTTCTCCACCGCCCTGAAGGAGCGCAACCGCGTCAACTTCATGAGGAACTACCTGCTGCTGATCG GGCACCACGAGACGCCCCCAAACGCTCACCACAAACTCCTGGAGCGGTTCCCGGACAGCATACCCCGGCAGCAGGGCAACGTCATCCCCCCCAGCGCGGACAAGCCCATGGAAGAG CAGAAGGTGAATGACAGTGACATGGAGGACAGCACCGCGAGGCCCCCGGTCACGTCTGTGCAGGAGAAGGGGGGCAGGCCGGCGCGCGTGGAGGCCCCGGTGGACTCCATGCTCAAGGACATGGCCACCATCATCTTCTGCACCTTCCTCCTGGCTGGATGGGTGGCCTTCGTCATCGCATATCCCAAG AGCGTGCaccggcagcagcagctgcagcaccaGGAGTTCCAGCGGCAGATGGAGGAGAAGCTGGAGCTCCTGCAGAGGCAGCAGCTGGTCTTCCAGCCGCCCGCCGACCTGCCGCCGGACGCCGACTTCCTGCTGGACGTGGCGCGGGCGCGGGCCGAGAGCTCCAACAACAGCAGCCCCAGCCTCACCCCGCGCGCCTCCAACCACTCCGACCTGTCCGCGCCCGAGCCGGGCGGCGCCGGCGCCGAGCAGGACGACGGAG CAGACGAGGAGTCCAGTGTTGTCAGGGTTGGAAACATTTCCTTCAGTCCGAAAAACGTGCTGGGTCACGGAGCAGAGGGAACCATCGTGTACAA GGGCCAGTTTGACAACCGTCCCGTGGCGGTGAAGCGAATCCTCCCAGAGTGCTTCAGCTTCGCCGACCGCGAGGTGCAGCTGCTGCGCGAGTCGGACGAGCACCCCAACGTCATCCGCTACTTCTGCACCGAGAAGGACCGGCAGTTCCAGTACATCGCCATCGAGCTGTGCGCCGCCACGCTGCAGGAG tacgtGGAGCAGCCTGGCTTCCAGCGTCACGGCCTGCAGCCGGTGGACCTGCTGCAGCAGACCATGTCCGGGCTGGCTCACCTGCATTCGCTGAGCATCG TGCACCGGGACCTGAAGCCACACAACATCCTGGTGTCGGTGCCCAACGCGCACGGGCGCGTGCGGGCCATGATCTCGGACTTCGGCCTGTGTAAGAAGCTGGCGGTGGGCCGGCACAGCTTCAGCCGCAGGTCCGGCGTTCCCGGCACCGAGGGCTGGATCGCCCCGGAGGTCCTGAGCGAGGACTGCAAGGACAACCCC ACGTGCGCTGTGGACATCTTCTCTGCGGGCTGCGTGTTTTACTACGTGGTGTCGCAAGGCCGCCACCCCTTCGGCAAGTCCCTGCAGCGGCAGGCCAACATCCTCCTGGGCGCCTACAGCCTGGAGCaccttcagacagacagacacg AAGGCATCGTGGCCACAGACCTGATTCTGCAGATGCTGAGCATGGAGCCCCAGAAGAGGCCGTCTGCAGAGAGCGTGCTCAAGCACCCCTTTTTCTGGGGCCTGGAGAAGCAGCTGCAGTTCTTCcag GACGTGAGCGACCGGATAGAGAAGGAGCCGCTGGACGGACCAATCATCCGAcagctggagagaggggggcgggcggtGGTGCAGGGGGACTGGAGGGAGAACATCACCGTCCCCTTACAGACAG ATCTGCGCAAGTTCCGTTCGTATAAAGGCGGATCGGTCCGAGACCTGCTCCGAGCCATGAGGAATAAG AAGCACCACTACCGGGAGCTGCCGGCCGCCGTGCAGGAGACGCTGGGCTCCATCCCCGACGGCTTCGTGTGCTACTTCACCTCCCGCTTCCCgcacctgctgcagcacacctaCCGGGCCATGCACGCCTGCGCTCACGAGCGGCTCTTCCTGCCTTACTACCACTACAGAGGGACCCCCgtgcaaaccccgcccccgcccgtacaaaccccgccccctcctgcacaaaccccgccccctcctgcacagaccccgccccctcctgtaCAAACCCCGCCCCATCCCGCAcaaaccctgccccctcctaCACATGCCCCAGCCCCTTCCGCACAGCCCCCGCCTCCTTCTGCAcaaaccctgccccctcctgcacaaatcccaccccctcccacacaaaCCCTGCCCCCTTCCACACAAAACTCGCCCCTCCTGCACAAACCGTGCTCCTACCTGCTCCTGCAcaaaccctgccccctcctgcagagcccccgcccccttctgtACAAACCACGCCCCCTCCTACACAAATCCAGCCTCCACCCacacaaaccccgccccctcctacACAAAGCCAGCCTCCAcccacacaaaccacaccccctcctaCACAAAGCCAGCCTCCAcccacacaaaccacaccccctcctaCACAAATCCAGCCTCCACCCAcacaaaccccacccctcctaCACAAATCCCGCCTCCACCCACACAAATCCCGCCCCCTCCTACGCAAAGCCAGcctccccacacacaaacccattcCCCCCCACCAGATCCCGCGCAGCTCAAACTGCCAGAGGAGCCCCCGCACATGGACTCCGTGTGAGAGAcggacatgtttgtgtgtgggggggcgggggggtgttggtTGGGCTTGGCTTTGCAACTTCTATGCCTTAA
- the LOC135249026 gene encoding serine/threonine-protein kinase/endoribonuclease IRE1-like isoform X1 translates to MYDIKNRELRWNATYSDYASTLHDEDDGGSKYTEAAHFVSNGDGLVVTVDSESGDVRWVQNYDSPVVAMYIWQRDGLRKVPHTNVAVETLRYLTFMSGEVGRITQWKYPFPKEKPKNKLMSTLYVGKYSTSLYASPSLVHDGVTVVPRGSTFPLLEGPGSQGPAGGEDKECVITPSTDVKFSTALKERNRVNFMRNYLLLIGHHETPPNAHHKLLERFPDSIPRQQGNVIPPSADKPMEEQKVNDSDMEDSTARPPVTSVQEKGGRPARVEAPVDSMLKDMATIIFCTFLLAGWVAFVIAYPKSVHRQQQLQHQEFQRQMEEKLELLQRQQLVFQPPADLPPDADFLLDVARARAESSNNSSPSLTPRASNHSDLSAPEPGGAGAEQDDGADEESSVVRVGNISFSPKNVLGHGAEGTIVYKGQFDNRPVAVKRILPECFSFADREVQLLRESDEHPNVIRYFCTEKDRQFQYIAIELCAATLQEYVEQPGFQRHGLQPVDLLQQTMSGLAHLHSLSIVHRDLKPHNILVSVPNAHGRVRAMISDFGLCKKLAVGRHSFSRRSGVPGTEGWIAPEVLSEDCKDNPTCAVDIFSAGCVFYYVVSQGRHPFGKSLQRQANILLGAYSLEHLQTDRHEGIVATDLILQMLSMEPQKRPSAESVLKHPFFWGLEKQLQFFQDVSDRIEKEPLDGPIIRQLERGGRAVVQGDWRENITVPLQTDLRKFRSYKGGSVRDLLRAMRNKKHHYRELPAAVQETLGSIPDGFVCYFTSRFPHLLQHTYRAMHACAHERLFLPYYHYRGTPVQTPPPPVQTPPPPAQTPPPPAQTPPPPVQTPPHPAQTLPPPTHAPAPSAQPPPPSAQTLPPPAQIPPPPTQTLPPSTQNSPLLHKPCSYLLLHKPCPLLQSPRPLLYKPRPLLHKSSLHPHKPRPLLHKASLHPHKPHPLLHKASLHPHKPHPLLHKSSLHPHKPHPSYTNPASTHTNPAPSYAKPASPHTNPFPPTRSRAAQTARGAPAHGLRVRDGHVCVWGGGGVLVGLGFATSMP, encoded by the exons ATGTACGACATCAAGAACAGGGAGCTGCGCTGGAACGCCACCTACTCGGACTACGCCTCCACCCTGCACGACGAGGACGACGGCGGCAGCAAATACA CAGAGGCGGCCCACTTCGTGTCCAACGGCGACGGGCTGGTGGTGACGGTGGACTCCGAGTCGGGGGACGTGCGGTGGGTGCAGAACTACGACTCGCCCGTGGTGGCCATGTACATCTGGCAGCGGGACGGCCTGCGCAAGGTGCCGCACACCAacgtcgccgtggagacgctGCGCTACCTCACCTTCATGTCCGGGGAGGTGGGCCGCATCACGCAGTGGAAGTACCCCTTCCCCAAGGAGAAGCCCAAGAACAAGCTGAT GTCTACCCTGTACGTGGGGAAGTACTCCACCAGTCTGTACGCGTCGCCGTCCTTGGTGCACGACGGCGTCACCGTTGTG CCCCGCGGCAGCACCTTCCCCCTGCTGGAGGGGCCCGGCAGCCAGGGGCCCGCCGGCGGGGAGGACAAGGAGTGCGTCATCACCCCCAGCACCGACGTCAAGTTCTCCACCGCCCTGAAGGAGCGCAACCGCGTCAACTTCATGAGGAACTACCTGCTGCTGATCG GGCACCACGAGACGCCCCCAAACGCTCACCACAAACTCCTGGAGCGGTTCCCGGACAGCATACCCCGGCAGCAGGGCAACGTCATCCCCCCCAGCGCGGACAAGCCCATGGAAGAG CAGAAGGTGAATGACAGTGACATGGAGGACAGCACCGCGAGGCCCCCGGTCACGTCTGTGCAGGAGAAGGGGGGCAGGCCGGCGCGCGTGGAGGCCCCGGTGGACTCCATGCTCAAGGACATGGCCACCATCATCTTCTGCACCTTCCTCCTGGCTGGATGGGTGGCCTTCGTCATCGCATATCCCAAG AGCGTGCaccggcagcagcagctgcagcaccaGGAGTTCCAGCGGCAGATGGAGGAGAAGCTGGAGCTCCTGCAGAGGCAGCAGCTGGTCTTCCAGCCGCCCGCCGACCTGCCGCCGGACGCCGACTTCCTGCTGGACGTGGCGCGGGCGCGGGCCGAGAGCTCCAACAACAGCAGCCCCAGCCTCACCCCGCGCGCCTCCAACCACTCCGACCTGTCCGCGCCCGAGCCGGGCGGCGCCGGCGCCGAGCAGGACGACGGAG CAGACGAGGAGTCCAGTGTTGTCAGGGTTGGAAACATTTCCTTCAGTCCGAAAAACGTGCTGGGTCACGGAGCAGAGGGAACCATCGTGTACAA GGGCCAGTTTGACAACCGTCCCGTGGCGGTGAAGCGAATCCTCCCAGAGTGCTTCAGCTTCGCCGACCGCGAGGTGCAGCTGCTGCGCGAGTCGGACGAGCACCCCAACGTCATCCGCTACTTCTGCACCGAGAAGGACCGGCAGTTCCAGTACATCGCCATCGAGCTGTGCGCCGCCACGCTGCAGGAG tacgtGGAGCAGCCTGGCTTCCAGCGTCACGGCCTGCAGCCGGTGGACCTGCTGCAGCAGACCATGTCCGGGCTGGCTCACCTGCATTCGCTGAGCATCG TGCACCGGGACCTGAAGCCACACAACATCCTGGTGTCGGTGCCCAACGCGCACGGGCGCGTGCGGGCCATGATCTCGGACTTCGGCCTGTGTAAGAAGCTGGCGGTGGGCCGGCACAGCTTCAGCCGCAGGTCCGGCGTTCCCGGCACCGAGGGCTGGATCGCCCCGGAGGTCCTGAGCGAGGACTGCAAGGACAACCCC ACGTGCGCTGTGGACATCTTCTCTGCGGGCTGCGTGTTTTACTACGTGGTGTCGCAAGGCCGCCACCCCTTCGGCAAGTCCCTGCAGCGGCAGGCCAACATCCTCCTGGGCGCCTACAGCCTGGAGCaccttcagacagacagacacg AAGGCATCGTGGCCACAGACCTGATTCTGCAGATGCTGAGCATGGAGCCCCAGAAGAGGCCGTCTGCAGAGAGCGTGCTCAAGCACCCCTTTTTCTGGGGCCTGGAGAAGCAGCTGCAGTTCTTCcag GACGTGAGCGACCGGATAGAGAAGGAGCCGCTGGACGGACCAATCATCCGAcagctggagagaggggggcgggcggtGGTGCAGGGGGACTGGAGGGAGAACATCACCGTCCCCTTACAGACAG ATCTGCGCAAGTTCCGTTCGTATAAAGGCGGATCGGTCCGAGACCTGCTCCGAGCCATGAGGAATAAG AAGCACCACTACCGGGAGCTGCCGGCCGCCGTGCAGGAGACGCTGGGCTCCATCCCCGACGGCTTCGTGTGCTACTTCACCTCCCGCTTCCCgcacctgctgcagcacacctaCCGGGCCATGCACGCCTGCGCTCACGAGCGGCTCTTCCTGCCTTACTACCACTACAGAGGGACCCCCgtgcaaaccccgcccccgcccgtacaaaccccgccccctcctgcacaaaccccgccccctcctgcacagaccccgccccctcctgtaCAAACCCCGCCCCATCCCGCAcaaaccctgccccctcctaCACATGCCCCAGCCCCTTCCGCACAGCCCCCGCCTCCTTCTGCAcaaaccctgccccctcctgcacaaatcccaccccctcccacacaaaCCCTGCCCCCTTCCACACAAAACTCGCCCCTCCTGCACAAACCGTGCTCCTACCTGCTCCTGCAcaaaccctgccccctcctgcagagcccccgcccccttctgtACAAACCACGCCCCCTCCTACACAAATCCAGCCTCCACCCacacaaaccccgccccctcctacACAAAGCCAGCCTCCAcccacacaaaccacaccccctcctaCACAAAGCCAGCCTCCAcccacacaaaccacaccccctcctaCACAAATCCAGCCTCCACCCAcacaaaccccacccctcctaCACAAATCCCGCCTCCACCCACACAAATCCCGCCCCCTCCTACGCAAAGCCAGcctccccacacacaaacccattcCCCCCCACCAGATCCCGCGCAGCTCAAACTGCCAGAGGAGCCCCCGCACATGGACTCCGTGTGAGAGAcggacatgtttgtgtgtgggggggcgggggggtgttggtTGGGCTTGGCTTTGCAACTTCTATGCCTTAA
- the LOC135249026 gene encoding serine/threonine-protein kinase/endoribonuclease IRE1-like isoform X4, with amino-acid sequence MYDIKNRELRWNATYSDYASTLHDEDDGGSKYTEAAHFVSNGDGLVVTVDSESGDVRWVQNYDSPVVAMYIWQRDGLRKVPHTNVAVETLRYLTFMSGEVGRITQWKYPFPKEKPKNKLMSTLYVGKYSTSLYASPSLVHDGVTVVPRGSTFPLLEGPGSQGPAGGEDKECVITPSTDVKFSTALKERNRVNFMRNYLLLIGHHETPPNAHHKLLERFPDSIPRQQGNVIPPSADKPMEEKVNDSDMEDSTARPPVTSVQEKGGRPARVEAPVDSMLKDMATIIFCTFLLAGWVAFVIAYPKSVHRQQQLQHQEFQRQMEEKLELLQRQQLVFQPPADLPPDADFLLDVARARAESSNNSSPSLTPRASNHSDLSAPEPGGAGAEQDDGADEESSVVRVGNISFSPKNVLGHGAEGTIVYKGQFDNRPVAVKRILPECFSFADREVQLLRESDEHPNVIRYFCTEKDRQFQYIAIELCAATLQEYVEQPGFQRHGLQPVDLLQQTMSGLAHLHSLSIVHRDLKPHNILVSVPNAHGRVRAMISDFGLCKKLAVGRHSFSRRSGVPGTEGWIAPEVLSEDCKDNPTCAVDIFSAGCVFYYVVSQGRHPFGKSLQRQANILLGAYSLEHLQTDRHEGIVATDLILQMLSMEPQKRPSAESVLKHPFFWGLEKQLQFFQDVSDRIEKEPLDGPIIRQLERGGRAVVQGDWRENITVPLQTDLRKFRSYKGGSVRDLLRAMRNKKHHYRELPAAVQETLGSIPDGFVCYFTSRFPHLLQHTYRAMHACAHERLFLPYYHYRGTPVQTPPPPVQTPPPPAQTPPPPAQTPPPPVQTPPHPAQTLPPPTHAPAPSAQPPPPSAQTLPPPAQIPPPPTQTLPPSTQNSPLLHKPCSYLLLHKPCPLLQSPRPLLYKPRPLLHKSSLHPHKPRPLLHKASLHPHKPHPLLHKASLHPHKPHPLLHKSSLHPHKPHPSYTNPASTHTNPAPSYAKPASPHTNPFPPTRSRAAQTARGAPAHGLRVRDGHVCVWGGGGVLVGLGFATSMP; translated from the exons ATGTACGACATCAAGAACAGGGAGCTGCGCTGGAACGCCACCTACTCGGACTACGCCTCCACCCTGCACGACGAGGACGACGGCGGCAGCAAATACA CAGAGGCGGCCCACTTCGTGTCCAACGGCGACGGGCTGGTGGTGACGGTGGACTCCGAGTCGGGGGACGTGCGGTGGGTGCAGAACTACGACTCGCCCGTGGTGGCCATGTACATCTGGCAGCGGGACGGCCTGCGCAAGGTGCCGCACACCAacgtcgccgtggagacgctGCGCTACCTCACCTTCATGTCCGGGGAGGTGGGCCGCATCACGCAGTGGAAGTACCCCTTCCCCAAGGAGAAGCCCAAGAACAAGCTGAT GTCTACCCTGTACGTGGGGAAGTACTCCACCAGTCTGTACGCGTCGCCGTCCTTGGTGCACGACGGCGTCACCGTTGTG CCCCGCGGCAGCACCTTCCCCCTGCTGGAGGGGCCCGGCAGCCAGGGGCCCGCCGGCGGGGAGGACAAGGAGTGCGTCATCACCCCCAGCACCGACGTCAAGTTCTCCACCGCCCTGAAGGAGCGCAACCGCGTCAACTTCATGAGGAACTACCTGCTGCTGATCG GGCACCACGAGACGCCCCCAAACGCTCACCACAAACTCCTGGAGCGGTTCCCGGACAGCATACCCCGGCAGCAGGGCAACGTCATCCCCCCCAGCGCGGACAAGCCCATGGAAGAG AAGGTGAATGACAGTGACATGGAGGACAGCACCGCGAGGCCCCCGGTCACGTCTGTGCAGGAGAAGGGGGGCAGGCCGGCGCGCGTGGAGGCCCCGGTGGACTCCATGCTCAAGGACATGGCCACCATCATCTTCTGCACCTTCCTCCTGGCTGGATGGGTGGCCTTCGTCATCGCATATCCCAAG AGCGTGCaccggcagcagcagctgcagcaccaGGAGTTCCAGCGGCAGATGGAGGAGAAGCTGGAGCTCCTGCAGAGGCAGCAGCTGGTCTTCCAGCCGCCCGCCGACCTGCCGCCGGACGCCGACTTCCTGCTGGACGTGGCGCGGGCGCGGGCCGAGAGCTCCAACAACAGCAGCCCCAGCCTCACCCCGCGCGCCTCCAACCACTCCGACCTGTCCGCGCCCGAGCCGGGCGGCGCCGGCGCCGAGCAGGACGACGGAG CAGACGAGGAGTCCAGTGTTGTCAGGGTTGGAAACATTTCCTTCAGTCCGAAAAACGTGCTGGGTCACGGAGCAGAGGGAACCATCGTGTACAA GGGCCAGTTTGACAACCGTCCCGTGGCGGTGAAGCGAATCCTCCCAGAGTGCTTCAGCTTCGCCGACCGCGAGGTGCAGCTGCTGCGCGAGTCGGACGAGCACCCCAACGTCATCCGCTACTTCTGCACCGAGAAGGACCGGCAGTTCCAGTACATCGCCATCGAGCTGTGCGCCGCCACGCTGCAGGAG tacgtGGAGCAGCCTGGCTTCCAGCGTCACGGCCTGCAGCCGGTGGACCTGCTGCAGCAGACCATGTCCGGGCTGGCTCACCTGCATTCGCTGAGCATCG TGCACCGGGACCTGAAGCCACACAACATCCTGGTGTCGGTGCCCAACGCGCACGGGCGCGTGCGGGCCATGATCTCGGACTTCGGCCTGTGTAAGAAGCTGGCGGTGGGCCGGCACAGCTTCAGCCGCAGGTCCGGCGTTCCCGGCACCGAGGGCTGGATCGCCCCGGAGGTCCTGAGCGAGGACTGCAAGGACAACCCC ACGTGCGCTGTGGACATCTTCTCTGCGGGCTGCGTGTTTTACTACGTGGTGTCGCAAGGCCGCCACCCCTTCGGCAAGTCCCTGCAGCGGCAGGCCAACATCCTCCTGGGCGCCTACAGCCTGGAGCaccttcagacagacagacacg AAGGCATCGTGGCCACAGACCTGATTCTGCAGATGCTGAGCATGGAGCCCCAGAAGAGGCCGTCTGCAGAGAGCGTGCTCAAGCACCCCTTTTTCTGGGGCCTGGAGAAGCAGCTGCAGTTCTTCcag GACGTGAGCGACCGGATAGAGAAGGAGCCGCTGGACGGACCAATCATCCGAcagctggagagaggggggcgggcggtGGTGCAGGGGGACTGGAGGGAGAACATCACCGTCCCCTTACAGACAG ATCTGCGCAAGTTCCGTTCGTATAAAGGCGGATCGGTCCGAGACCTGCTCCGAGCCATGAGGAATAAG AAGCACCACTACCGGGAGCTGCCGGCCGCCGTGCAGGAGACGCTGGGCTCCATCCCCGACGGCTTCGTGTGCTACTTCACCTCCCGCTTCCCgcacctgctgcagcacacctaCCGGGCCATGCACGCCTGCGCTCACGAGCGGCTCTTCCTGCCTTACTACCACTACAGAGGGACCCCCgtgcaaaccccgcccccgcccgtacaaaccccgccccctcctgcacaaaccccgccccctcctgcacagaccccgccccctcctgtaCAAACCCCGCCCCATCCCGCAcaaaccctgccccctcctaCACATGCCCCAGCCCCTTCCGCACAGCCCCCGCCTCCTTCTGCAcaaaccctgccccctcctgcacaaatcccaccccctcccacacaaaCCCTGCCCCCTTCCACACAAAACTCGCCCCTCCTGCACAAACCGTGCTCCTACCTGCTCCTGCAcaaaccctgccccctcctgcagagcccccgcccccttctgtACAAACCACGCCCCCTCCTACACAAATCCAGCCTCCACCCacacaaaccccgccccctcctacACAAAGCCAGCCTCCAcccacacaaaccacaccccctcctaCACAAAGCCAGCCTCCAcccacacaaaccacaccccctcctaCACAAATCCAGCCTCCACCCAcacaaaccccacccctcctaCACAAATCCCGCCTCCACCCACACAAATCCCGCCCCCTCCTACGCAAAGCCAGcctccccacacacaaacccattcCCCCCCACCAGATCCCGCGCAGCTCAAACTGCCAGAGGAGCCCCCGCACATGGACTCCGTGTGAGAGAcggacatgtttgtgtgtgggggggcgggggggtgttggtTGGGCTTGGCTTTGCAACTTCTATGCCTTAA